The following are encoded together in the Adhaeribacter arboris genome:
- a CDS encoding aldehyde dehydrogenase (NADP(+)), protein MTDKNILTEVSTPSKTFRGFNPTKGEWLTTEFTESSPEAVAAAAEKAEAAFLIYRKKTGAERADFLQKIGEEIMNLGDALITLCQEESGLPEARLQGERGRTIGQLNMFAALLREGSWVDATVDTAIPDRKPLPKSDLRRMNIALGPVGIFGASNFPLAFSVAGGDTASALAAGCTVVVKGHPAHPGTSQLMAAAVLRAAQATNMPDGVFSMVHGQSTAVGMDLVEHPLIKAIGFTGSYRGGKALFDAAARRPEPIPVYAEMGSTNPVFILPGALKERGENLAQGLATSVTMGVGQFCTNPGLVVAQQSTEAEKFLNKTTEVFTGLSAGTMLTPTIKQAFDAGIQKLTQTAGVSVLATGISNESACGGTPHLLRTDATTFLATPEIGEEVFGPSTVYISATGKEELMAIANGLHGHLTATLQATPEDLVEYADLVAILERKVGRLLINGFPTGVEVCASMVHGGPFPATTDARTTSVGTAAIYRFSRPVCYQDFPDSVLPAELQNSNPLNIWRNVNGQLTKDKI, encoded by the coding sequence ATGACTGATAAAAATATACTTACGGAAGTTTCAACTCCATCAAAAACGTTCCGGGGTTTTAACCCGACTAAAGGCGAATGGTTAACCACCGAATTCACCGAAAGTTCCCCGGAAGCAGTAGCGGCGGCAGCAGAGAAAGCGGAAGCCGCTTTTTTAATCTACCGGAAAAAAACAGGAGCAGAAAGGGCAGATTTCCTGCAGAAAATTGGCGAAGAAATCATGAACTTAGGCGATGCCCTCATAACCCTTTGCCAGGAAGAATCTGGTTTGCCCGAAGCCCGTTTACAGGGTGAACGAGGCCGTACCATTGGTCAGTTAAATATGTTTGCCGCCTTATTACGGGAAGGTTCCTGGGTAGATGCCACTGTTGACACGGCCATACCCGACCGGAAACCTTTGCCTAAATCGGACTTGCGGCGAATGAATATTGCTTTGGGACCAGTGGGTATTTTTGGAGCGAGTAATTTCCCCTTGGCTTTTTCGGTAGCCGGCGGCGATACGGCATCGGCGTTGGCGGCAGGTTGTACGGTAGTAGTTAAAGGCCACCCGGCTCATCCGGGCACTTCGCAGTTAATGGCGGCAGCAGTGTTGCGGGCAGCTCAGGCCACTAATATGCCCGATGGCGTATTTTCGATGGTACACGGGCAATCCACGGCGGTAGGCATGGATTTGGTAGAACATCCGCTTATTAAGGCCATTGGCTTTACCGGCTCATACCGGGGCGGCAAGGCTCTTTTCGACGCAGCAGCCCGCCGACCTGAACCTATTCCGGTTTATGCCGAAATGGGCAGCACTAACCCGGTATTTATTTTACCAGGGGCTTTGAAAGAACGGGGCGAGAATTTAGCGCAAGGGCTTGCGACTTCTGTAACTATGGGCGTTGGTCAGTTTTGTACCAATCCGGGTTTAGTGGTAGCGCAGCAATCTACGGAAGCAGAAAAATTTTTAAATAAAACCACGGAGGTATTTACGGGTTTATCGGCGGGCACCATGCTAACTCCTACCATAAAGCAAGCTTTTGATGCGGGCATTCAAAAGCTAACGCAAACGGCGGGCGTTTCGGTACTAGCTACCGGCATAAGCAATGAGAGCGCTTGCGGCGGTACTCCGCATTTACTTCGTACCGATGCAACTACTTTTTTGGCTACTCCGGAAATTGGCGAAGAAGTATTTGGACCTTCTACGGTTTACATTTCGGCTACGGGTAAAGAAGAGTTAATGGCTATTGCCAATGGCTTACACGGGCACTTAACGGCCACCTTGCAAGCTACCCCGGAGGATTTGGTAGAATACGCCGATCTGGTCGCAATCTTGGAACGGAAAGTTGGCCGCTTACTAATTAATGGCTTCCCGACGGGAGTAGAAGTTTGTGCCTCCATGGTACACGGCGGACCTTTCCCGGCTACTACCGATGCGCGTACCACTTCGGTGGGGACGGCGGCTATCTACCGGTTCAGCCGACCCGTTTGTTACCAGGATTTTCCGGATAGTGTATTACCAGCAGAACTACAAAATAGCAACCCTTTGAATATTTGGCGCAATGTGAATGGTCAGTTAACGAAAGATAAAATATAA
- a CDS encoding VOC family protein: MLNILELNHVALHVQDVPASCRFYGDLLGFRSLARPAFDFPGAWFALGPHQELHLIGDRYQAVHSHHRGNHFALKVASIQETEAYLRAAGLNFMGPKKRPDGMWQIFLEDPDGHTLEFTELPG; encoded by the coding sequence ATGTTAAATATTTTAGAATTAAACCACGTTGCTTTACACGTGCAGGACGTTCCGGCAAGTTGCCGTTTCTACGGCGATTTGCTTGGCTTCCGTTCCCTGGCGCGCCCCGCTTTTGATTTTCCGGGTGCCTGGTTTGCGCTGGGACCACACCAAGAACTGCACTTAATCGGCGACCGGTACCAGGCCGTACATAGCCACCATCGCGGCAATCATTTTGCTTTAAAAGTAGCCTCTATTCAGGAAACCGAAGCATATTTACGAGCCGCTGGGTTAAACTTTATGGGTCCCAAAAAACGGCCGGATGGCATGTGGCAAATCTTCCTGGAAGATCCGGATGGCCACACTCTGGAATTTACCGAACTGCCAGGTTAG
- a CDS encoding ABC transporter permease encodes MNKVLARFGPFFGLLFVIILFTILCPPQFNSFDNVKTILTQSVIVGIAAFGMTMVIISGGIDLSVGSQIALGTVVIATIMNLQGGSEATSVGGIMPLVAALAAIGACALCGLIIGSFISRFTIVPFIVTLGMMQIARGVAKWIGKEQTISTPPNWLQDLMLLDPEPSWLVFAPGVWITVLLFAILAILLKYTVFGRHIFAIGSNELTARLCGIKVNLNKAMIYTVSSIFVGIASVMQYSNLTVGDPTAANGMELDIIAAVVIGGGSLSGGEGSALGSIIGALIMAVLRNGCNMLGLPNYVQEIIIGIIIVGAVLIDRLKHRINA; translated from the coding sequence ATGAATAAAGTTTTAGCCAGGTTTGGGCCGTTTTTCGGGCTGCTGTTTGTGATAATTCTGTTTACCATTCTATGTCCGCCGCAGTTTAATTCTTTCGATAACGTAAAAACCATTCTTACTCAAAGTGTTATTGTGGGAATTGCGGCCTTTGGCATGACCATGGTCATTATTTCCGGCGGGATTGATTTAAGCGTAGGATCTCAAATTGCTTTAGGTACGGTGGTTATTGCTACCATCATGAATCTGCAGGGTGGTTCCGAGGCTACTTCCGTAGGGGGAATTATGCCTCTTGTGGCAGCTTTAGCGGCAATTGGGGCTTGTGCTTTATGCGGTTTAATTATTGGGTCGTTTATTTCCCGGTTTACTATTGTGCCGTTTATTGTTACGCTGGGTATGATGCAGATTGCCCGCGGCGTGGCAAAATGGATTGGGAAAGAACAAACCATTAGTACGCCACCCAACTGGTTGCAGGATTTAATGTTGTTAGATCCGGAACCATCGTGGCTGGTATTCGCACCGGGAGTTTGGATAACCGTATTGTTATTTGCCATACTGGCTATCCTTTTAAAATATACGGTATTTGGCCGGCATATTTTTGCTATTGGCTCCAACGAACTCACGGCCCGCCTTTGCGGCATTAAAGTAAATCTCAACAAAGCTATGATTTACACGGTAAGCTCCATATTTGTGGGTATTGCTTCGGTAATGCAGTACAGCAACTTAACCGTAGGCGATCCTACGGCGGCGAACGGGATGGAATTAGATATTATTGCGGCGGTGGTAATTGGCGGCGGATCTTTAAGTGGAGGGGAAGGTAGCGCTTTGGGTTCCATTATTGGAGCATTGATAATGGCGGTTTTGCGTAATGGCTGTAATATGTTGGGCTTGCCCAATTACGTGCAGGAAATTATCATCGGGATAATTATTGTGGGTGCCGTTTTAATAGATCGCTTAAAGCACCGCATTAACGCTTAG
- a CDS encoding FIG domain-containing protein gives MNHELIKNILCELGEAVCQKVHQSLRQSSVEALSAIYKEGEDDTIYQIDRDVEEILIPRLTTYAPPLGGIVLIAEGVNEMVLPVGMPSDQAQIRLIIDPIDGTRGIMYDKRSAFFLAGAAPNKGSETCLQDIEVAVMTELPTSRSFLSDTIWAIKNKGAFAFTRDLKTSEIVSRNISPSKARTIVGGFSQIARFFPPGRALLAHLDDELIQILAPNMPAGKAILFEDQYISSGGQLYEVLMGHDRFIADLRPLLYNRLAREGKTIGLVCHPYDVAAHLIGSEAGIIITNELSEPLNPKLDVTSPVGFMLFANEHIQQQVQPVLRELLIKNNLLTT, from the coding sequence ATGAATCATGAATTAATAAAAAATATTCTTTGCGAACTCGGGGAAGCCGTGTGCCAAAAAGTTCATCAATCGCTCCGGCAGAGTTCGGTGGAGGCGTTGAGCGCCATTTATAAAGAAGGCGAAGACGATACTATTTACCAGATTGACCGCGACGTAGAAGAAATTTTAATTCCTCGTTTAACAACTTATGCTCCTCCATTAGGTGGTATCGTGTTAATTGCGGAAGGCGTTAACGAAATGGTACTACCCGTGGGCATGCCTTCGGACCAAGCCCAAATCCGGCTGATTATTGACCCCATTGATGGCACCCGGGGCATTATGTACGATAAACGGTCGGCTTTTTTTCTGGCCGGGGCAGCGCCCAATAAAGGTTCGGAAACTTGTTTGCAAGATATTGAGGTAGCTGTAATGACGGAGCTGCCTACTTCGCGTTCGTTCCTGAGCGACACCATATGGGCCATTAAAAATAAAGGTGCTTTTGCTTTTACCCGCGATTTAAAAACCAGCGAAATTGTTTCCCGGAATATTTCTCCTTCTAAAGCCCGCACCATTGTAGGCGGTTTTAGCCAGATTGCCCGGTTCTTTCCTCCCGGACGGGCCCTATTAGCCCATTTAGATGACGAATTAATTCAGATTTTAGCGCCAAATATGCCCGCCGGCAAAGCTATTTTGTTTGAAGACCAATATATTTCGAGCGGTGGGCAGTTGTACGAAGTTCTGATGGGACATGACCGGTTTATTGCCGACCTCCGGCCTTTGCTTTACAATCGGCTGGCGCGCGAAGGAAAAACAATTGGTTTGGTATGCCACCCGTACGATGTAGCCGCTCATTTGATTGGTAGCGAAGCCGGAATTATTATTACCAATGAATTAAGCGAACCGCTTAACCCGAAATTAGATGTTACCTCGCCAGTGGGTTTTATGCTTTTCGCGAACGAACATATTCAGCAGCAGGTACAACCTGTTTTACGCGAGCTGCTAATTAAAAACAATTTGCTTACAACCTAA
- a CDS encoding ABC transporter substrate-binding protein: MKNALVLGAMALGSVFTACNNNSGSTQENSTNAKPTAGETLKIAVIPKGSTHTYWKSVHAGAMKAASELGNVEVIWQGPQKEDDRQMQIQVVQNFISRGVNGIVLAPLDERSLVPPVKAAIKRKIPVVIFDSDLGSKEYASFVATDNFAGGKLCAQRLAELTGGKGKIIMLRYSEGSASTHAREEGFLAGMKEYAPDAQLVSTNQYAGATMEKAFQASQNLLNRFADVNGIYCPNESSTQGMLRALQTAGKAGKVKFVGFDSNETLITALNAGTIQGLALQDPFNMGYQGVKTAVAVIKGDAFEKRIDTGITMATKENINDPKINALLTPDLKKWLNE, from the coding sequence TTGAAAAATGCCCTGGTTCTGGGAGCAATGGCTCTTGGTTCTGTTTTTACGGCCTGTAATAATAATTCTGGCTCCACGCAGGAAAATAGCACTAATGCTAAGCCAACAGCGGGTGAGACGTTAAAGATTGCCGTAATACCAAAAGGTTCGACGCATACCTACTGGAAAAGTGTACACGCCGGCGCCATGAAAGCAGCCAGCGAGTTAGGTAATGTAGAAGTTATTTGGCAGGGACCGCAAAAAGAAGACGACCGGCAAATGCAAATTCAGGTGGTTCAAAACTTTATCAGCCGCGGGGTGAACGGTATTGTTTTAGCTCCCCTCGACGAACGAAGCTTAGTACCGCCCGTGAAAGCCGCTATAAAACGTAAAATTCCGGTAGTAATTTTCGACTCCGATTTGGGTTCAAAAGAATACGCCAGTTTTGTGGCTACCGATAATTTTGCGGGAGGTAAATTATGCGCGCAACGGTTGGCGGAGTTGACCGGCGGGAAAGGAAAAATAATAATGCTGCGTTACAGCGAAGGCTCGGCCAGTACTCATGCTCGCGAAGAGGGTTTTTTAGCGGGCATGAAAGAATATGCTCCTGATGCCCAACTGGTTTCTACGAACCAGTACGCCGGCGCTACCATGGAAAAAGCTTTTCAGGCTTCTCAAAATTTGTTAAACCGTTTTGCTGACGTAAATGGTATTTACTGCCCGAATGAATCTTCCACGCAAGGAATGTTGCGGGCTTTGCAAACGGCCGGCAAAGCGGGCAAAGTAAAATTTGTGGGCTTTGATTCGAATGAAACTTTAATTACGGCCTTAAATGCGGGTACTATTCAGGGATTAGCTTTGCAGGACCCGTTTAACATGGGATACCAGGGAGTAAAAACCGCAGTAGCTGTTATTAAAGGGGATGCTTTCGAAAAGCGCATTGATACCGGAATTACTATGGCTACGAAAGAAAATATCAATGATCCTAAGATTAATGCCTTGCTCACGCCCGATTTAAAAAAATGGCTGAATGAGTAA
- a CDS encoding DEAD/DEAH box helicase, whose protein sequence is MLFTDLQIMEPILKALQTEGYTNPTPIQEKAIPIILKKHDLLGCAQTGTGKTAAFAIPIIQLLHNQQTPTKSYRPVKALILTPTRELAIQIGESFAAYGRYTNLRHQVIFGGVPQKAQTDALRAGVDILIATPGRLLDLMNQGFISLQHLNLFVLDEADRMLDMGFVHDVKRVITKLPAKRQTLFFSATMPPEIVKLADTILVNPVKVEVTPVSSTAHTIEQAVYYVQKNDKKPLLLHLLADSSIETALIFTRTKHGADKVAKDLNRAGIGAEAIHGNKSQNARQRALTNFKTRQTRVLVATDIAARGIDVEELTHVINFELPNVPETYVHRIGRTGRAGANGIAWSFCDAEEQLYLRDINKLIAKTIPVIQDHPYPMTPVAHSKAATPITENKANGSFNKSNSRNRNAPKRWSNASKN, encoded by the coding sequence ATGTTATTTACCGACTTACAGATAATGGAGCCTATCTTAAAGGCTTTACAAACCGAAGGATACACGAATCCTACTCCTATTCAAGAGAAAGCAATTCCTATTATATTAAAGAAACATGATTTACTCGGCTGTGCCCAAACCGGCACGGGTAAAACGGCTGCTTTTGCTATTCCTATAATTCAATTATTGCACAACCAACAAACACCTACCAAGAGTTACCGGCCCGTAAAAGCCTTAATTTTAACGCCTACCCGCGAACTAGCTATCCAGATTGGGGAAAGTTTTGCGGCTTACGGCCGTTATACCAACTTACGGCATCAGGTAATTTTTGGCGGGGTACCGCAGAAAGCACAAACAGATGCTTTACGCGCCGGCGTAGATATTTTGATTGCTACCCCAGGTCGTTTACTCGATTTAATGAATCAAGGCTTTATTAGCTTGCAGCACCTAAATTTATTCGTACTCGACGAAGCCGATCGGATGTTGGATATGGGTTTTGTGCACGACGTAAAAAGAGTAATCACGAAATTGCCGGCAAAAAGACAAACTTTGTTTTTTTCCGCAACCATGCCGCCCGAGATCGTAAAATTAGCGGACACTATTCTGGTAAATCCGGTTAAAGTAGAAGTAACACCTGTTTCCTCAACGGCCCATACTATTGAACAGGCCGTTTATTACGTTCAGAAAAACGATAAAAAACCTTTATTACTTCACTTATTAGCCGATTCTTCTATTGAAACGGCCTTAATATTTACGCGCACGAAACATGGCGCCGATAAAGTAGCGAAAGATTTAAACCGGGCCGGGATTGGGGCTGAAGCTATTCACGGCAATAAATCGCAGAATGCCCGGCAACGTGCTTTAACTAATTTTAAAACCCGGCAAACGCGCGTATTGGTGGCTACGGATATCGCTGCCCGCGGCATTGACGTAGAAGAATTAACCCACGTGATTAATTTTGAATTACCTAATGTACCCGAAACGTATGTGCACCGGATTGGTCGTACGGGGCGGGCGGGTGCGAACGGCATTGCCTGGTCTTTCTGCGACGCTGAGGAACAACTTTATCTCCGCGACATAAATAAACTAATTGCTAAAACTATTCCGGTAATACAGGATCATCCTTATCCAATGACGCCCGTTGCGCACTCGAAAGCAGCAACACCCATCACGGAAAACAAAGCAAATGGATCTTTTAATAAGAGTAACTCTAGAAACAGAAATGCGCCTAAAAGATGGTCTAATGCCTCTAAAAACTAA
- a CDS encoding fumarylacetoacetate hydrolase family protein gives MKLYRLKTGILIEEDQTFYLSQDTDWDRFINRENLYEEVKAEISRLRPETNGTQLIADELLVPIVRQEIWAAGVTYYRSKNARMEESKDAGGGDFYDRVYDAERPEIFFKATAARTVGHLGAVHIRKDSTWDVPEPELTIFINNKGQIAGYTIGNDMSSRSIEGENPLYLPQAKTYDNSAAIGPGLYLAENKIDKDANISLEIIRKEKTVFSDTISINQIKRSHEELVDFLFRECSFSYGVYLMTGTGIIPPNDFTLASGDEIRISIEHIGTLINYVR, from the coding sequence ATGAAATTATATCGTCTAAAGACCGGCATTCTCATTGAAGAAGATCAAACTTTTTACCTGTCGCAGGATACAGATTGGGATAGGTTTATCAATCGGGAAAACTTGTACGAGGAAGTAAAAGCCGAGATCAGCCGGCTCCGCCCAGAAACAAACGGTACGCAATTAATTGCCGATGAGTTGTTAGTACCAATCGTGCGGCAAGAAATTTGGGCCGCCGGCGTTACTTATTATCGCAGTAAAAATGCCCGAATGGAAGAATCGAAAGATGCGGGCGGGGGTGATTTTTACGATCGAGTATACGATGCCGAACGGCCGGAAATATTTTTTAAAGCTACTGCTGCCCGTACGGTTGGCCATTTGGGTGCGGTGCACATCCGGAAAGATTCTACCTGGGATGTTCCGGAACCAGAATTAACTATTTTTATCAACAACAAAGGCCAAATTGCAGGTTACACCATTGGCAACGATATGAGTTCCCGCAGCATCGAAGGCGAAAATCCGCTGTATTTACCCCAGGCTAAAACCTACGATAACAGCGCCGCCATTGGACCCGGCTTATATCTTGCGGAAAATAAAATTGATAAGGATGCCAATATCAGTCTCGAAATTATCCGCAAAGAAAAAACGGTATTTTCAGATACGATCAGCATAAATCAAATTAAGCGTTCGCATGAGGAATTAGTAGACTTTTTGTTTCGGGAGTGCAGCTTTAGTTACGGCGTTTACCTGATGACCGGCACTGGCATTATTCCTCCTAATGATTTTACCTTAGCCAGCGGCGATGAAATCCGGATTAGTATTGAACATATTGGTACATTAATAAACTACGTCCGCTAA
- a CDS encoding FRG domain-containing protein — MSSDNDILVNSWEELQRALFNDSWDPKINRYRSSYVYRGMWNKNFELTTSLIRLGGDYPKLETHLLRNFRKYAHRDAAPGNSIWNWLAVAQHHGLPTRLLDWTYSPYVALHFATNNLLHYDTDAVIWCVNYVRSNSHLPLVLKDAISEEGSNVFTPEVLEPVCSSLKELGAFQEEDYVIFLEPPSLDGRIVHQFALFAMMSKPTALLSDWLKQNPDLYFRIIIPARLKWEIRDKLDQANITERVLFPGLNGLSEWLRRHYTTI, encoded by the coding sequence ATGTCATCAGATAACGATATTTTGGTTAACTCTTGGGAGGAATTGCAAAGGGCGCTATTTAATGATTCTTGGGACCCGAAAATTAATCGTTACCGCTCTTCTTATGTTTACCGGGGCATGTGGAATAAAAATTTTGAGTTAACCACTAGCTTAATCCGGCTCGGTGGTGATTATCCAAAGCTGGAAACGCATTTACTGCGCAATTTTAGGAAATACGCGCACCGCGATGCTGCCCCGGGCAATTCAATCTGGAATTGGCTAGCCGTAGCGCAGCACCATGGTTTGCCCACCCGTTTGCTCGACTGGACTTACTCCCCTTACGTAGCCTTGCATTTTGCCACTAATAATTTATTGCACTACGATACGGATGCTGTAATTTGGTGCGTGAATTACGTACGGTCGAACTCCCATTTGCCCTTGGTGCTGAAAGATGCCATTTCGGAGGAAGGTTCGAATGTTTTTACCCCTGAAGTATTGGAGCCGGTCTGCAGTTCGCTGAAAGAATTAGGCGCTTTTCAGGAGGAAGATTACGTTATATTTCTGGAACCACCTTCGCTGGACGGTAGAATAGTGCATCAATTTGCTTTGTTTGCCATGATGTCGAAGCCAACGGCCTTGCTCAGCGATTGGCTGAAACAAAATCCGGATTTGTATTTCCGGATTATTATTCCGGCGCGTTTAAAATGGGAAATCCGCGATAAACTAGACCAAGCCAATATTACCGAACGGGTATTATTTCCGGGGCTTAACGGTTTAAGCGAGTGGTTGCGCCGCCATTATACTACTATCTGA
- a CDS encoding sugar ABC transporter ATP-binding protein: protein MLLSLENISKSFGPVKALKNVSLQVERGEVHALIGENGAGKSTLMKVLSGAYTADGGTMHLDGQLYAPESPAAGRQSGIAMIYQELTLAPHLSIEENIMLGLERTSFGFVKKQRQQVKEALDWLGQGHLDPDMPVNRLSLGKQQLVEIARALVIESRVVILDEPTSSLTAEDARALFKVIRKLKENNISVIYISHFLEEVMEIADRFTVIRDGESITSGNISEVTIPEIIRHMIGRSVEELYPHLPHQIGEPVLTVRNLVTAPYHKEITFTLRRGEILGISGLVGAGRSETIRSIFGLEIVRNGQVKIKNYPELNAVYINPGKALGTEMDLLSENRKEEGLALNLSVANNITLSALSKYSKFGLLNLNQEHETASNWSEKLRIKCRDPKQAIGSLSGGNQQKACIARLLHHDSDILFLDEPTRGIDVGSKAEIYRLIQTLASEGKAIVVVSSYLPELLGVCDTLAVMYRGQMSEIKPISAWNEHDIMLYATSGAEAMA from the coding sequence TTGCTGCTTTCTTTAGAAAATATAAGCAAAAGCTTTGGGCCGGTAAAAGCCTTAAAGAACGTTAGCTTGCAGGTAGAGCGTGGCGAAGTGCACGCGTTAATCGGCGAAAATGGGGCGGGTAAAAGTACCCTCATGAAAGTTTTGAGTGGAGCTTACACCGCGGATGGCGGCACCATGCATTTAGATGGCCAGTTATACGCGCCGGAATCACCGGCGGCGGGTCGTCAGTCGGGTATTGCCATGATTTACCAGGAATTAACTTTAGCGCCTCATTTGTCGATTGAAGAAAATATAATGCTGGGGCTGGAACGCACTTCGTTTGGGTTCGTGAAAAAGCAGCGGCAGCAGGTAAAAGAAGCACTCGACTGGTTAGGACAAGGTCACCTTGACCCGGATATGCCGGTTAATCGCTTAAGCTTAGGTAAACAACAACTGGTAGAAATTGCCCGCGCTTTGGTGATTGAATCAAGAGTGGTTATCCTGGATGAGCCTACCAGCTCTTTAACCGCCGAAGATGCCCGCGCTTTGTTTAAAGTAATCCGGAAGCTAAAAGAAAATAATATATCGGTTATTTACATCAGCCACTTTCTGGAAGAAGTAATGGAAATAGCCGACCGGTTTACCGTAATCCGCGACGGAGAATCTATCACTTCCGGTAACATATCCGAAGTTACTATTCCGGAAATAATCCGGCACATGATTGGCCGATCGGTAGAGGAGTTATACCCGCATCTTCCGCACCAAATTGGGGAGCCGGTTTTAACTGTTCGCAATCTGGTAACGGCTCCGTATCATAAAGAAATAACTTTTACGCTCCGGCGAGGTGAAATTTTAGGCATTTCGGGCTTGGTAGGGGCGGGGCGTTCCGAAACCATCCGGAGTATTTTTGGCTTGGAAATCGTTCGTAATGGTCAGGTAAAAATTAAAAATTACCCGGAACTCAACGCCGTATACATTAATCCGGGCAAGGCTTTAGGCACCGAAATGGATTTATTAAGCGAAAACCGGAAAGAAGAAGGCTTAGCTTTAAATTTATCCGTTGCCAATAACATTACTTTATCTGCCCTAAGTAAATACAGCAAATTCGGACTATTAAATTTGAACCAAGAGCACGAAACTGCTTCTAATTGGTCGGAAAAATTGCGCATAAAATGCCGTGATCCGAAACAAGCTATTGGTAGTTTATCGGGCGGAAATCAGCAGAAAGCTTGTATTGCGCGTTTATTGCACCACGATAGCGACATTTTATTCTTGGATGAACCCACCCGGGGAATTGATGTAGGAAGTAAAGCCGAAATTTACCGGTTAATTCAAACCTTAGCCTCCGAAGGTAAAGCCATTGTAGTTGTAAGTTCTTATTTACCGGAATTATTGGGAGTGTGCGATACCCTAGCGGTTATGTACCGGGGCCAGATGTCGGAGATTAAACCAATTTCCGCCTGGAATGAGCACGATATTATGCTTTATGCTACTTCCGGAGCAGAAGCAATGGCCTAA
- a CDS encoding outer membrane protein assembly factor BamD, whose amino-acid sequence MRAPLQFIFTFLLIACSFGQAFAFDDGLEALQKKKYDKAFTIFYKSLSENPDDVAALYGMSKLLSLPDYTSRDLEKAYVHIVNAKGAFPSVNEKVKKKLLKAKINEQAIIDLQNQLDSLSFAEVIQKNTLEAVQEYLDIHKNSLYADKANELKEELTFQETLRENTDKAYSAFLKKYPNSKNKAEVKKKYDKLIYTKVTESKDYKAYKFFIDNYPESPYLEEAKQKYEVALFKHLTADDTETSYEAYIANYPDSKFVKVAEDSIFAKYTSFPSIPEYERYIQKYPNSKKIYEAWNKIYILYTDSGDPEVYTQFLTKYPDYPYKNDVQNDVELATFGLNMLLNNFRGFKDDQVDAYVKLAAPTDQAIKVLLLKVQPLLASNQRQKAIDILEMHRAEFQNKGYKIDKAIATIKQGGGKTPASNVTLRSETKSTNE is encoded by the coding sequence ATGCGCGCACCGTTACAGTTTATTTTTACTTTTTTATTAATAGCCTGCAGCTTCGGGCAAGCCTTTGCTTTTGACGATGGTTTGGAGGCTTTACAGAAGAAGAAATACGATAAAGCATTTACAATTTTTTATAAATCTTTATCCGAAAATCCGGATGATGTGGCGGCCCTATATGGGATGAGTAAATTACTTAGTTTACCGGATTACACCTCGCGTGACCTTGAAAAAGCCTATGTTCATATTGTAAATGCCAAAGGAGCCTTTCCTTCTGTAAACGAAAAAGTTAAAAAGAAACTACTGAAAGCTAAAATCAACGAACAGGCGATCATTGATCTCCAAAATCAGTTGGATTCTTTATCTTTTGCAGAAGTAATTCAAAAAAATACCTTGGAAGCTGTTCAGGAATACCTGGATATCCATAAAAATTCACTTTATGCCGATAAAGCCAATGAATTAAAAGAAGAATTAACTTTTCAGGAAACCTTACGCGAAAACACCGATAAAGCGTACAGCGCTTTTCTTAAGAAATACCCCAATTCAAAGAACAAAGCCGAGGTTAAAAAGAAATACGATAAATTAATTTACACCAAAGTTACCGAATCCAAAGACTATAAAGCGTATAAGTTCTTTATAGATAATTATCCGGAAAGCCCTTATTTAGAAGAAGCCAAACAAAAATACGAAGTAGCCTTATTTAAGCATTTAACCGCCGACGATACTGAAACCAGTTACGAAGCCTATATTGCTAATTATCCGGATAGTAAGTTTGTGAAAGTAGCCGAAGATAGCATTTTTGCCAAGTATACTTCTTTTCCGTCTATTCCGGAGTACGAACGCTACATTCAAAAATACCCGAACAGTAAAAAAATATACGAAGCCTGGAATAAAATTTATATTTTATACACCGATAGCGGCGATCCTGAAGTGTATACCCAATTTTTAACCAAATACCCGGATTATCCTTACAAAAACGATGTTCAAAACGATGTGGAACTGGCCACATTCGGGTTAAACATGCTGCTTAATAATTTCCGGGGATTCAAGGACGACCAGGTAGATGCCTACGTTAAATTAGCGGCTCCCACTGATCAGGCGATAAAAGTATTACTATTAAAAGTACAACCATTGCTGGCTTCTAATCAACGCCAGAAGGCGATTGATATTCTGGAAATGCACCGGGCCGAGTTTCAGAATAAAGGCTATAAAATTGACAAAGCCATTGCTACCATTAAACAAGGCGGCGGCAAAACACCCGCCAGCAACGTAACGCTGCGCTCAGAAACGAAATCGACTAATGAATAA